TAGTTCCCTGTCGAATATTGTCTACCAACGAACCAAATTAAAAAGTCCGCGAGACCTGCAAAATCAACAATGTTCGTTCCAGGCACTGGAAGCCGACCAGCGCCGCCCCGTTAGTGGGCAACGACATAAGCTCCGGCTACTACGAGAGCACCACCGCCAGACCGCGAGCCTACTACGATACGAATCGAGCGGGTTTCGCGCAACATCCCGGCAGCCATTACAACCTGCTGCAACGGTCCGACGGTGGCGACAACGCTCGCTACGACAGCCTGAAGAACGACTACCAGGTGCCTGCGCCAGTGTCCCGCGGCGCTGTTGCCGGGTACCCGGCGTACGACGGGACGCACAGCACCGCGAACGGGTTCCAGTACTACCTGAAACGGCAGTACCACGAGGAGGAACAGGAGCCGACCGGCGGCAACGTCGGCTCGTTCGGTTACGTCGATCCGTTCGGCATCAGGCGGGTGATTTACTACAAAACGGACCCGCGCGCCGGCGGCGGATTCGTTCaccagaagaacaacaagttcgTGGGACTTTCCGGGACGCCGTACGATCCGTCGCCGCCACGACCCAGGAGAGGCAGCGAGAGATACAGACGGCAACAGTAAATAAATCTCGGCGAAGGTCGAGGGTGGAAATATCGTCGAACGTTTCCTCGGGTTGTTGTTAATATAACACTGGGTGCCATATCGAACAACTTtactatttataataatatcgttcCGTTAGCATTAAGGCGACCGCGAGATGCAAGCAGGCACTTGATATCAAAATGATTTTAACTCGTAATTTAGGCGATATGTAGTTGTCTAACAGAACCACGGTGACCCGACGTGAAGAAGATCTGGGtcgtttgtttatttcttttttttttgtacttCTAGACGCTCGACGACACGCGAACGAATTAAAAAGAGCTGTAATACAGGTGGCTGGATTTATTTCTTGAACCTCGGTCGGTTGATGCTCGGTCGGTGATGTCGGAATCTACGGCGCGCGACGGTCGGTGAAGCAGGAATTCGATGACTCATCGCCCACCGTGGAAGCGGCCGGGGATACCCTTCAGCCCTCCCGTAGATTATATCCTCGATAATTCCCGTTCTTTCGGTTTTCGAACAATGAATCGGGTTTTGGAGTGTTGCGAAACCGAGATGTCGATCTCGGAGGACCGGAAATTAAGATTAAATAACAGAAAAGACGGTAGAAGGATATATATAACGATGTTCACGCAACGACGGTCGTGTTTGTTACGTAAACCACGTGGTATCGTTTATTGCAAGTTTCCATGTCGCGATCGATATTCTCGTTTACAGAACACAGAGGAAGAGAACGAACCAATCGCATTGTTAatcgtgtgtatgtgtgtgtatgtgtgtctaTCTCTCTCGTGAAAACGATACACACGCGTAAATTCATCGAGAGTTATGTTGCCCTTAATTTAAGAAATTAATTATTGGTTCTCCTAGTAGCGACGTGCAGGGGTGGTCGTCGGTAGGGCGGCAACGAGGCGGCAGATTATTCGTAAGCTGAACAATGAGAGCAATAACAGTaaagaaaaacagaaaaaacaaggagtaaaaaaaaaaggtatATACAATATCTCTATCTAATATGAATGATCGTGtagagaaaaaaaaacacaGACGGTTACCGCGGCGTTAATGAATACAAATGAGGAAGCTCGTTTACCGTTCGGAACTTTTGAATGTTCGCGCAATAAATAATCGAGCAAATTTACGAATAAATACTGTGCCCACGTAGAAACATTCTACTGTGCTCGATAAAGAAGAACGAAAAAAGAAGACAATAAAAAATTTCTCGACCACCGCCGCATGTCGAGCGCACAATCAGCGGAACTTCGGTTCTTCGGTGCCCCCTCATTTTCGGAACTTCCGGTCGTAATTGTCCCGTCGCTCCACCTGCTGGTTCAGAGGCTGTTGCAACTTTTGCGCCGCTTCCCGCGCGTCCTGCTCCTGCAAAA
This genomic stretch from Megalopta genalis isolate 19385.01 chromosome 5, iyMegGena1_principal, whole genome shotgun sequence harbors:
- the LOC117227125 gene encoding uncharacterized protein LOC117227125 isoform X1 codes for the protein MRPGPLALSFAVTVLCLNTGSADNNSGWSFVPNTQYHIQTDEGPERHFRYQTLNGQYRKEKRLVDGTVIGTEGWLDPLGYLRLKDYVADSNGFRILRSKMVYVGKDRPIYDAVAETKRAPPQTGILVDPARPPNPYRHWKPTSAAPLVGNDISSGYYESTTARPRAYYDTNRAGFAQHPGSHYNLLQRSDGGDNARYDSLKNDYQVPAPVSRGAVAGYPAYDGTHSTANGFQYYLKRQYHEEEQEPTGGNVGSFGYVDPFGIRRVIYYKTDPRAGGGFVHQKNNKFVGLSGTPYDPSPPRPRRGSERYRRQQ
- the LOC117227125 gene encoding uncharacterized protein LOC117227125 isoform X2: MFLWILSGLNFLTVTVLCLNTGSADNNSGWSFVPNTQYHIQTDEGPERHFRYQTLNGQYRKEKRLVDGTVIGTEGWLDPLGYLRLKDYVADSNGFRILRSKMVYVGKDRPIYDAVAETKRAPPQTGILVDPARPPNPYRHWKPTSAAPLVGNDISSGYYESTTARPRAYYDTNRAGFAQHPGSHYNLLQRSDGGDNARYDSLKNDYQVPAPVSRGAVAGYPAYDGTHSTANGFQYYLKRQYHEEEQEPTGGNVGSFGYVDPFGIRRVIYYKTDPRAGGGFVHQKNNKFVGLSGTPYDPSPPRPRRGSERYRRQQ